A single window of Narcine bancroftii isolate sNarBan1 chromosome 13, sNarBan1.hap1, whole genome shotgun sequence DNA harbors:
- the LOC138748360 gene encoding CD82 antigen-like isoform X1: MASKSCVIVTKYFLFVFNLFFFFLGGVTLGFGLWILFDKTSFIAVLDTTSVPLQIWSYLLSGLGIFTMMMGFLGCIGALKEVKCMLGIYFTLLVFLMASQITIGVLVYTQRKMIEKKISEAVENLIKNYNRDDNKLENLEETWDFIQLKFSCCGWNSFDEWLNNPIVRRNISKESMANFDTQFNFPCSCYNSSKNFTHNVTKETGFCLTYGNNQLENSQGCKRIVFQWMQQNTVTIMIICLGITMVESFLPGILASSLGCRYRCYCVGTSTPIMTNSFAFSKRESLRPSVEGLKPSLFISLLSFFLTILLQVHIESLKGFDWDQHFRNGTTY; the protein is encoded by the exons ATGGCTTCAAAAAGCTGTGTCATTGTCACAAAGTACTTCTTATTTgtcttcaacctttttttcttt TTTCTGGGAGGTGTGACGTTGGGATTCGGCCTGTGGATCCTTTTTGACAAAACAAGTTTCATCGCAGTTCTGG ACACGACCTCAGTGCCCCTCCAGATCTGGTCCTACCTGCTGTCGGGCCTCGGCATTTTCACCATGATGATGGGTTTTCTCGGCTGCATCGGCGCACTGAAGGAAGTGAAGTGCATGCTGGGAATT TACTTCACCTTGCTTGTGTTCCTGATGGCTTCCCAGATCACCATCGGAGTTCTGGTCTACACACAGCGGAAGATG ATCGAGAAGAAGATCAGTGAGGCGGTGGAAAACCTGATTAAAAACTACAACCGGGATGACAACAAATTGGAGAATCTTGAGGAGACCTGGGACTTCATCCAGCTCAAG TTTTCCTGCTGCGGTTGGAACAGCTTTGATGAGTGGTTGAACAATCCCATCGTCAGAAGGAACATTTCAAAAGAATCAATGGCGAACTTTGACACCCAGTTCAACTTCCCCTGTTCCTGTTACAACTCCTCCAAGAATTTCACCCATAATGTTACGAAGGAAACTGGATTCTGCTTGACCTATGGAAACAATCAGCTAGAAAATTCTCAG GGCTGTAAGAGAATTGTGTTTCAGTGGATGCAGCAAAATACCGTTACCATTATGATCATCTGTCTGGGAATCACCATGGTGGAG AGCTTCCTACCTGGAATATTGGCAAG CTCCTTGGGATGTCGCTATCGATGTTATTGTGTAGGAACATCGACCCCGATTATGACAAACTCATTCGCTTTCAGTAAACGGGAGAGCTTGCGGCCAAGTGTGGAAGGACTGAAACCCAGCTTGTttatttctcttctttctttcttcctgaCGATTTTGCTTCAAGTTCACATCGAATCCCTCAAAGGATTTGACTGGGATCAACATTTCAGAAACGGAACCACATATTAG
- the LOC138748360 gene encoding CD82 antigen-like isoform X2, with translation MASKSCVIVTKYFLFVFNLFFFFLGGVTLGFGLWILFDKTSFIAVLDTTSVPLQIWSYLLSGLGIFTMMMGFLGCIGALKEVKCMLGIIEKKISEAVENLIKNYNRDDNKLENLEETWDFIQLKFSCCGWNSFDEWLNNPIVRRNISKESMANFDTQFNFPCSCYNSSKNFTHNVTKETGFCLTYGNNQLENSQGCKRIVFQWMQQNTVTIMIICLGITMVESFLPGILASSLGCRYRCYCVGTSTPIMTNSFAFSKRESLRPSVEGLKPSLFISLLSFFLTILLQVHIESLKGFDWDQHFRNGTTY, from the exons ATGGCTTCAAAAAGCTGTGTCATTGTCACAAAGTACTTCTTATTTgtcttcaacctttttttcttt TTTCTGGGAGGTGTGACGTTGGGATTCGGCCTGTGGATCCTTTTTGACAAAACAAGTTTCATCGCAGTTCTGG ACACGACCTCAGTGCCCCTCCAGATCTGGTCCTACCTGCTGTCGGGCCTCGGCATTTTCACCATGATGATGGGTTTTCTCGGCTGCATCGGCGCACTGAAGGAAGTGAAGTGCATGCTGGGAATT ATCGAGAAGAAGATCAGTGAGGCGGTGGAAAACCTGATTAAAAACTACAACCGGGATGACAACAAATTGGAGAATCTTGAGGAGACCTGGGACTTCATCCAGCTCAAG TTTTCCTGCTGCGGTTGGAACAGCTTTGATGAGTGGTTGAACAATCCCATCGTCAGAAGGAACATTTCAAAAGAATCAATGGCGAACTTTGACACCCAGTTCAACTTCCCCTGTTCCTGTTACAACTCCTCCAAGAATTTCACCCATAATGTTACGAAGGAAACTGGATTCTGCTTGACCTATGGAAACAATCAGCTAGAAAATTCTCAG GGCTGTAAGAGAATTGTGTTTCAGTGGATGCAGCAAAATACCGTTACCATTATGATCATCTGTCTGGGAATCACCATGGTGGAG AGCTTCCTACCTGGAATATTGGCAAG CTCCTTGGGATGTCGCTATCGATGTTATTGTGTAGGAACATCGACCCCGATTATGACAAACTCATTCGCTTTCAGTAAACGGGAGAGCTTGCGGCCAAGTGTGGAAGGACTGAAACCCAGCTTGTttatttctcttctttctttcttcctgaCGATTTTGCTTCAAGTTCACATCGAATCCCTCAAAGGATTTGACTGGGATCAACATTTCAGAAACGGAACCACATATTAG
- the LOC138748360 gene encoding CD82 antigen-like isoform X3, with protein MASKSCVIVTKYFLFVFNLFFFFLGGVTLGFGLWILFDKTSFIAVLDTTSVPLQIWSYLLSGLGIFTMMMGFLGCIGALKEVKCMLGIYFTLLVFLMASQITIGVLVYTQRKMIEKKISEAVENLIKNYNRDDNKLENLEETWDFIQLKFSCCGWNSFDEWLNNPIVRRNISKESMANFDTQFNFPCSCYNSSKNFTHNVTKETGFCLTYGNNQLENSQGCKRIVFQWMQQNTVTIMIICLGITMVELLGMSLSMLLCRNIDPDYDKLIRFQ; from the exons ATGGCTTCAAAAAGCTGTGTCATTGTCACAAAGTACTTCTTATTTgtcttcaacctttttttcttt TTTCTGGGAGGTGTGACGTTGGGATTCGGCCTGTGGATCCTTTTTGACAAAACAAGTTTCATCGCAGTTCTGG ACACGACCTCAGTGCCCCTCCAGATCTGGTCCTACCTGCTGTCGGGCCTCGGCATTTTCACCATGATGATGGGTTTTCTCGGCTGCATCGGCGCACTGAAGGAAGTGAAGTGCATGCTGGGAATT TACTTCACCTTGCTTGTGTTCCTGATGGCTTCCCAGATCACCATCGGAGTTCTGGTCTACACACAGCGGAAGATG ATCGAGAAGAAGATCAGTGAGGCGGTGGAAAACCTGATTAAAAACTACAACCGGGATGACAACAAATTGGAGAATCTTGAGGAGACCTGGGACTTCATCCAGCTCAAG TTTTCCTGCTGCGGTTGGAACAGCTTTGATGAGTGGTTGAACAATCCCATCGTCAGAAGGAACATTTCAAAAGAATCAATGGCGAACTTTGACACCCAGTTCAACTTCCCCTGTTCCTGTTACAACTCCTCCAAGAATTTCACCCATAATGTTACGAAGGAAACTGGATTCTGCTTGACCTATGGAAACAATCAGCTAGAAAATTCTCAG GGCTGTAAGAGAATTGTGTTTCAGTGGATGCAGCAAAATACCGTTACCATTATGATCATCTGTCTGGGAATCACCATGGTGGAG CTCCTTGGGATGTCGCTATCGATGTTATTGTGTAGGAACATCGACCCCGATTATGACAAACTCATTCGCTTTCAGTAA